AACATCATTCACAAGCTGCAAATGGTCAAATTTGGTacctaatataataaattaactaaGTTGTCAACTAACGAAAAGAAGGTTCAAGTCTTGTGCCACACTAAACAATTCTAGTTGACTAGTAAGTGGTATCTATACAATTGTTGCTCTTAGTTCTACCTAGTCCATTCCCTCATACCTTactctttcttctttcattgTAAACCATATGTTTCAACCTCTCACgtaattcaaacaatttttgGTTGAGTGAGGTCACTCAAGTTATTATAAATCTCACATtcaataatactaaaataataaaaaaaaattgtgatactTTAGTTATGACTTTTTTTATCCCTAAATAAATGTATCTttccttttataataataataaaaaaaagttgctGATTATATGAACAACATTCTTAACACATtttaagtgataaaaaataataagattcaCTTGAAGTTTTTAGTTGTAGTTATTTATTCGAAAGATACTtgttaaaattcttaaatcttaAATGTGAATGGGACTTGTTGAGCTCACACAAAAACAGGTTATACAACTCCACCATACTCACGCAATTATAAATGTTCTAACTAGAAACGTTATTAGAATGATTATATAAAAccatttaaatttattcatttgtttattctgaaaattcaaatttgttagTTAATGGCACAgccaaaataattaaagtttagtAGGAAGTAGCATTTATGAATAGATGGCTACTTCCACCGAGGCATGGACCGACCATATCGAGGCATGAActaatctttaattttatttatttacaaaaacacttttaattgttaaagaaattaactataaaatatttttgtcatcattATGAtaaacatttcttttttcattcaaaatacCACGCTTTCATTTACCTTACCTAAttgaaatgaaagaaagatAGTGCCCATCTATGTCTAATTTGctaattaatgttttgttgataaataatagttaagaaaaagcaaatttaaaagaaaacagtAGAACTTCTTAATTATTGTGAAGTTATTTTAGACatagaataaaaacattaaatattttaaaattaatatcgttgaatatttatcaacaaaattgAATGATACAATGCATCTACgttgataaaataaatgattttttaagaCTCTcatactatataaaaaaaaaaaatcttagtaaCACATTTCTGAATCATACATAACATAATATTGACAACaaggtatttattttaatatctctGTTACATTTTATTTTGGTAATCGTACTGAAAAATAACTGATTAAAGGATTGTAGAGTCCACTCTCTCAATAATCGTGTAAAAATCCGCTAAAAGTATAAATTTGGGACATTCTCAATGTATGCataattcattattatatttttactatcttatttattttgtaactaACTTAGCACTAAAATATTTGCGTGAACATACCTTCTTTCAAACAACTTGAAAAAGACTATTATTCAATCACCCAGAAAAATATcttgactatatatatatatatatatatatatatatatatatatatatatatatatatatatatatatatataaagacaaGTTTCAATCTTATAAAGAttgtctcaatttttgtcaatgcataaattttaaaatataattatattgagTTGAAATATTCTCGATTGGAATATTCAGAGTATTCTTTAATCAATAGACCTCCATATATTgagtacaaatatttaaaagattagtacgaaattgaaataattaatgaagaaattctgagtttgtgaaaaattcttagaaaacaaataaaattagttattgtGAGTAAATAGAGGATAAGGAGTTGGCGTGATGAAGTTGCCCTAAGTGCATAGGATTCATCTGATTTTGTCAACTTTTAGTTTCAAATTCCCTGTTGTTCCTGCCACCTCCAATCTTTAATTTCCCATTCCAAAATTCAAACTTGTTTCGTACTCCACTTTCCAGTTTCTGTGGAGCACTAAccagagaagaaaaaaaaaagtaaacgcTGTGCCCTAAAACAATACATGCttcttgaaaaaaatgttagaattttTTCATTCCAATTTAACACAAAATTATTCTTCAACACTAAATCTGTAACATACATTTTAAAGTATCTTTAAATATACAGTTTCATGTCTGGAGAATCTCCatattctttttactttaattagtTTGGTTTAGacacaaaatttaaaagtaagtAATTACTAGAATTTAATTATCTTGAACTATAGGTAAAGTGGTACAAGGCTAACGTGGCATTGAATTTCACATTAAGTATGGGTGAAGTTAATgctgataaaaagaaatataggaATGGTAAAaggtttgttttttcttttccttctacTAGTATATATAGTTTTTGTGACATTAGAACTGTGATCCACATGTTGTTGTTAATTTGGTAGGTTTTTGTTGAGTGGTGAAGGTGAATATGAATATAGTGGTGATGGTAATTGTGGGTGTGGGTTTGTGGAGTGTGAGTGGAGGTGCACAACAAGTTCCATGCTACTTTATTTTTGGGGACTCATTGGCTGATAGTGGGAACAACAACAACCTTTGGTCATATGCAAAGGCCAATTATCCGCCTTATGGGATCGACTACCCTTCCGGCCCAACTGGAAGGTTTTCCAATGGCAAAACTACTGTTGATGAAATTGGTTAGTTTCTTAGTTTATCCTCCTTTTCTAAAATAcaattacttcttttatatttttatttaataataataatagtattttttaagaaaatttttagattttatttctaatttaataataatatcacataTATATCTTTCAATTAGAAGTCTTGTATTAACTAAAGATaagatcaatttataatatataaataaatacaaatgttATCATATAAGTTACTAttgtaagattgagttagaattaaagtttaattcttaacatggtataaaattattaaaattatacaaattagtgaaaatataatttatgtacatatgtttttatctttgtaTCATTCAAGTTATTACTATACTTATAtatgatttgaaaaaatgaGCATATTGCCCTTTCAGTCATTTTGTCTGCCTAACCCTCCAATACCACCAAGCACATGATTTTGTTAGGCTGCAGTAAATGTTCAATTAAAGAGTCTAATTTTGGTCTAGTTCTTGGACAAAGAGGCACCCTTAAGAGGCAGAAGGAGGAGACATCAGAAACAAAAAGAATTGATTCAGATagatatattttacaaaaatgttgATTTATTGACAAAATCAAGAGCTGATGATATATTTGCATGTAAACAGATGAAATGTTGTCTAACTTTCTCGTGAAATTTAACAGCTCAACAATTGGGGTTGAACGGTTACATAGCTCCATTTTCAAGAGCTAGAGACAGAGACATATTTTATGGAGTCAATTATGCTTCTGCAGGTGCCGGAATTAGTGATGAAACGGGGCAGCACCTGGTACTTATTCagttcttcttttcttcatcaatttggtgtttatttttgtgtataattattgatttgtgTTCAACTTTATAGGGAGGCCGAACCAGTTTCAGAGGGCAGGTGCAAAACCACATAAGAACAGTGTcctatatgttaaatttattgagaGATGTCAACAGAACTGCGGTTTATCTGAATAGGTGCATTTATTCAATTGGATTTGGTAGTGAAGATTACCTTAACAACTATTTCTTGCCTCAACTATATCGCAGCAGCACTCAATATGCACCAGATCAGTTTGCTGATCTTCTTGTTCAACAATATGCTCAATTCCTCAGGGTTAGTATATGCTTAATTTAGCTTTCACATTTTCAACCATCTTTTCTTAACATTTTCATTAAGATATTAGTTAGGTTCACTTATCAACAAAAACTGATAACTAAGGATCACAAATTCAAAGCTTGATTGTTGTGTATTTGATTCAGGTTCTGTATAACTACGGGGCAAGGAAAATGGTGTTATTTGGGGTTGCTCCGATAGGTTGCAGCCCTTACGCATTGGCCCAAAACAGCCCAGACGGTAGAACATGTGTGGAAAGATTGAATTCCCCAATTCAATTATTCAACAGCAGAGTGAGATCTATGGTTGATCAACTCAACACCCAGTTGCCGAATGCAAGACTCATCTTCATAAACGTTTATGGTATCtttcaaaacataattagtAACCCATCAAGCTTTGGTAATTATCTTCTGCCCAGAACATTTGGAATTTTGTTGGGACTCAAATTTAGCAGGTAGTTGAAATTGGTGGTGATTTTGTTAAGAAGTGGTGTTGTTGAATTTTCAGGTTTCAGAGTGATAAATGGTGGGTGCTGTAGGGTAGGAAGGAACAGTGGTGTTGTTACATGTGTGCCAATGCAACAACCATGCTCTAACAGAAACGAGGTATTGTATTGGGATGCATACCATCCAAGTGAGGCTGCAAATACTATCGTTGGGAGGAGAGCCTTCAACGCTCCATCTACATCAGATGCTTACCCTGTTGATATCAATACCTTGGTTAGGACCTAATCACATTTTTCTTCTGCCAAAAACCTCTAGTAATTGCAATAACCTCTGCCATTGTTGCTTTCATTCTAATGTGTAATTTTAGGAGAcggattatatatttatatttgttaatgtttcattgaaattatatttgagAAGAACTGATTAAGACAGATCTTTAACTACTCTcattataacataaatataagaagaaaatatcagacaacaaaatatattacaGTTTAAGGACCTTCTTCAATCTCTTATTTTAGATATTGAGAGAGGGATGAAGGTGAAAGAAGAAGAGGATTGAAGAACTCTTagaaaaattttacaaatttaccTTTTAGTTTTTCTGCACCTTTCTGACACTTAACAAaaggttaatatttttatttcttttaatgaatttattatatattatttttatattttaaattaaaaatgttattttatcgATATTGTATAAATGTAGAATAGAAGATGGATGGAGTCTTTATGTATCATCATTCCGTCTAATAACTATTATCTTTCAAAGCTTGTAGTTTAAAAGAGGGATAAAAGAAATTTTTCTAATGGAACCCCTTGATTTTGCTTAATTATACACATTCTCTCGTTGCtcacattattatattttttaaccaaacaactTAAAGGGCCCAGAACCTTGTTTACTATTTATACTCCATCTTAAATACAACAAATAATTTCAagtttaacataaaataaaattttattctcacTTGCAAAGAAATTTACTCATACTTAATTTAAAGCTCCGAACACACTCTTCTTTATCACTGTCCAAAAACGATATTGTAGGTTAATCAGTGGCGgcaaacaataataacaatctTACGAGgaacaataacaaaataaaataacactaatatttttaatataaaatctctcaatacaaaaaataaaaaaccatggGCATAAGTCAATAaatcaaatttcactaaaatttaatacaaatacaagaatgtcaaataaaaaataaaaataaatacttatagCAAATCAATACATATGCTCTTAAAtacgaaaaacaaataaaagagaaaCTAGAAAATTAGAGCTGTTGTGCAAAACTAATATCTTTAACTTTAAACCTCCGATTAACGATTCTAATGGCGTAATGAATTTTCCAGCAGTATTTTTCAATTCACGATCCTGATAGCTGTCAAAATTATAGTAATTGTATAGTGAATTTTCTAGCAGTATTTTTTTCTCCCCTAAGACTGCATTTTTCACTATCGAATAAACCTCTATACACTCTTTTGACTTAAAAAATCTCTCCATTTAGattaaataataagacaaaataaatttctttagaTTGGACCTTTTAATCACATACTTGAAGCCCAACCCAACAATTAGAATGTTAtctttattatcatttaattgaCACATTGTCATGGTTTGGTTTGGATTAAAAGGACACACTGAGGTTAAATATTTGCGGGTTTATATTACCAACCGTAATTTATTTTAGGCAATATAATTTCAGTGTGAAAATTACAATTTGataagatttgaaaaaaaaaattgttgactTGCTGGCTTAACAAATATAAGTGCACTATCACTTTAAGAATGTTAATGAATCAAAagcaaaaagtaaaattatatgaaCGGCCAAAATAGAACACTAAGTTATTGAGATCaaatgcaaaattttaaaatttattaagaataaaaaacaaaagaaaatatacatatGTGAGTCTTATCCGACCGATGTGTTATTTTGACGAATAACTTATTACTTAACACATGCCAAATGAAAGAAACGAATGTAGAGAAATActagaaaaaactaaaaatacaaacatgaccttatttaaaaatactaaaaaaaaataaaaaatacgaaatttttaacataactaaAATACTCATTTCAACACGATAAAAGTGTCCTTCCTGACATTAAAGAAAACTATATTAACATAACTAAAATGTTGTATAaacgtaataaaaataaaaataaaatctagaaTAACTAGAATGAAGTATCCtcatcattaattatttttttttagaaaataacttTAACTCATTGCTACAAAAGTTATTTACAAGGAAATCAacctatatattataataatttacttttgatCAATAAGATATCTAAAAATAATCGATACAAACACTAATGGATTATTTTTCTAGTAGTggaatttaaaagtaaaatcagAATAATCTAATGGATTATTTGGGTATCTAATGGATAATTTGGGTGATAATCAAATAAGTGCAAAACTTgtgtttgaaatatttttagataatttttatcattcaaaataattcaaaataattacatGATAAAATGGACCAATCCGTTTTGATTCAATCTGTCTATGGTCTGTCAAAAACGGGTCGGCCCTGGCTGGCCCATCAAATAGAAATAGACTAATGGTTTGGACCAAACTAATCcgttaagtttttctttttgttttttaacttttttaattttttttcaaattttcaaaattttttatatacatataaattaatattaaaaacatatttaatcaaataaaatattttttaatttttaattgattagttaatatttttaattagataaattaaaataattattacatttatatattaaattactcaAATATAACTAATAATCGGTACTTAATTTGTAAgagttaatgatttaaattataatactattaaatatttacaaatttaaaaaatataatataaaaaattaatatttttaattatttttattttaatttttaaaaacagaCACATGAGCTGAGATGGGCTGACGTGTATTTTGGTCCATAAAATTTTCAGGCTAGATAGAACAAAGAAGAACTGACTGATGGATTGAAATATTCAACACAATTTGTTCCTTCTACTGATAAGTTAACTCGTTGGACCATCCAATTTTACCACCTCTACAAATAGATTAACTtacttataataattaattatatttaattacaataaattaattattagtgaaaatgatttcaaatgattaagaaaaaatgaagataaCTTATAAACATAGTGTAATgcatattaacatatataaattacaattaGTTGCTCGTGAAAGCAATATCAACAACACTACAATTTCAATGGATTtcttttgttagaaaaataaaactttcgAGCAAAGGAATATccaatctttatatttttttacaaaatttaacaaactatctttttaaataaaaaaaatactactttattattttattttaattaaaaataaaaaaatacttatttaattttatttgtagaaaatttgtaaaaaatttgtcaataaataattttccttttcgATCAACTTAACGGGCAACTTTAACCTACTACTACtttgttgttatattttttgataaacTTAATCAACAACTATTACTTTGTTATTCGTACGATTTGATAGCCGTTAAGATTTTCGTGCAGATAAATACAATTAGTCAGTATGTGACTTACGTACATTTGAgcgatttttaatatttttgtggacttcaaacaaattttaattatttttcaatttttttatttgatccgatttttgattttatttcaaGTTATCTCTTTTGATTTGATtcctttttagattttttttttctatccatCACTAAGCTAAATCACTACTTATTTGTGATTTTGTGTAAAGCAAGAAAATTGGAATAAAGATGCTGATATACGTCGAAAACCAACAATCATATAACTAAACAAAAATTTCTCACTATCATTAACAATCACACCTTTATATGATTAGACTTACACtcattttgtaaaattgatttCAATGATTTAGTTCTTCTAATGTCAAATGCGTCGTAGATATTATTAGCCgaacagaagaaaaagaagatacgTGGATCCCTATTAGCTGTAAAGTGCAGAGGATTCGTAGCTTAGTAAGACGCAGCAACATTTTGTGTTGACCTGTGGAGCATAGCATGGAGTGCAGACACGGTTAATTAGTATTGCTGCACAACCGACGCAAATGTCAACCACAACTTGCTCCAAGCTGCATAGCTAAGTTGACCAATCATTTTTGGACCTTTTGCTTTTATTACTACTGAGTCTTCAAAAATCTAAGCTTCTGTTATATTAGTCGGTATGAAAGCCAAAAAATCATTGAATTCACACTATCTTAAACATTTATGTTTCGTTGACAATTTCCAAGCCATATCACCCACCATCTCAAACCCATCAATACTCCTCCTGCTTTTCATTCTCCAaacaactaaatattaaaatgttgcGTACGTTATGGCCTTAATATATATTTCCCTAAATTTTACCCTTTTTTTATGGccaactaaaatttattaaaaactgaaaaatcataaattagATATTTAGAATAATCAATTTCATGTCGGGTCGATCAATAGTTGAAACGACCAATATATAATGTGTTGAGTTGTGTTCATACAACAATgttattttgacaattttttcttacaatatgaaatgatatcttttagataattttgaaatatacagatgagaaaaagaaaaagtgaaaaatcacTTAAGAAATATCActtcaaattataataaaaagtttgtaaaatttaattgttaaaaaatatttttcttaaaataaacgatccaaataaatttgatattttcgaTCCAACCTTTTgttgaaaaaaaggaaagaaaataactGAGGTTTATTGTCCAATCCAATTAAAccattttatatcaatttagatTGAGGTTGTTATCGTTAGCTTGACATAGGATTGGGTTGCACTCTAAAAAATCTCCATCAAAGAAAATATAGGCTAGCTTGATTTCACATTTGAGAGATTTCAAGATCGTATTTtcaattagataaaaaaaaggtaattgTATAAGGCCTCAAAAATTTATACggactactttttcaaaataattttatggatataattattacaaaaaaaatatttattttaaaaataagctCCAACATGTTTTAAAGATCTTACTTtaccattttatatttatttttcctaacTTTTCTATTACATGTTTGTCTTTTAAGAAATGATTATCCATcgttttctattcttctttttattcttgattaattgattataaaaaagttttttaacaCAATACATGTGATAAGTGATAAACCAATTCAAGATCTTAATTGGACATATTATTCATCATCTTACTTAGTCGCATCACTTGTTTAGGTTTGGGTTATTTTGCTTTGTATAAAGGAATTGAATATATTcccaattaatttttaattgctAAATACATACTATAAAGAAATAACTACTGAAATGGATATAAAGTCCAGTTAAATGAAAAACATATCATTTATTGGAAAAGAACATTTTAATCAAACTGTTAATGATGAGAGATAACTCATGTAGTAGAAAATTGTTATATCATTTTCCATATTCGTAAATTGCTTGCagaatattattaatattaggtACAATCATGGTGGCCGTTGAAATAAacttttgaaaactaaaattgaTTGAATCATACTTGAGAGTAATTATGGTACAAGATAGACGGAATGAGTTTATAATATTATCTAAACTGGAGAAGAGTGAGtgagtaatatattttgaatgatCATTGTGGATGAATATTTTGAAACGTGGAGTAGATTAGGTACATAGCATGATGAAGCTGTCCGACATTGcattcatttcattttcttctcaaCATTTATTTCCAGATCCCAAAATTCAAATGGTTTGGTACTATCTGTTCTCCATTTTTCTGCACAATTCTAACAGCTAGCAGAAGAGAAAGTAAAGTCATGAAGAGTGCCAGAGAAGGTttatggatatatatatatatatatatatataaactatgtTTGGTAATTCCTTAATTATTCTCAAtcttatttctatttaatttttaaggaagTGACCTAGCTAGATCCACACagttctataaaaaaataaaaaaaagaaagaaaatgattgACGTTGATTTGAGATTCAGCTTATCATATATCTTCTGTGAACATTATATCGATCGAACCCAACCAATAACCAAGATACAAGTTTAGACCTTATATTGAATGCCCTTAATTAGG
This portion of the Vigna unguiculata cultivar IT97K-499-35 chromosome 6, ASM411807v1, whole genome shotgun sequence genome encodes:
- the LOC114189175 gene encoding GDSL esterase/lipase At5g45670-like, yielding MNIVVMVIVGVGLWSVSGGAQQVPCYFIFGDSLADSGNNNNLWSYAKANYPPYGIDYPSGPTGRFSNGKTTVDEIAQQLGLNGYIAPFSRARDRDIFYGVNYASAGAGISDETGQHLGGRTSFRGQVQNHIRTVSYMLNLLRDVNRTAVYLNRCIYSIGFGSEDYLNNYFLPQLYRSSTQYAPDQFADLLVQQYAQFLRVLYNYGARKMVLFGVAPIGCSPYALAQNSPDGRTCVERLNSPIQLFNSRVRSMVDQLNTQLPNARLIFINVYGIFQNIISNPSSFGFRVINGGCCRVGRNSGVVTCVPMQQPCSNRNEVLYWDAYHPSEAANTIVGRRAFNAPSTSDAYPVDINTLVRT